The Papaver somniferum cultivar HN1 chromosome 6, ASM357369v1, whole genome shotgun sequence genome segment TATCCTTGCTTTTGCATCTACTGAAGCTGTCGCAAGTAATGTCCCCTCTCCCTGAATGTCAAAGTTTAACAGTAAATATATCAAACCCGCCAACAATAACATACATATGCGGAAGTAGAACAGTACTTAACATCAAGTTGGGATTATTCAGTGTATGCAACAACAAAAATTATCACACTCACATTCCAGTCAAGCGCTGTAACATCCCGGGTGGTCTGATTCATGTCACCCTTACAGTGTTCCAGCACTATTTCATTTTGACGCCCATTCTGCATCTTAGAGCCACAAGGACCATCCAAAATTGTCCAAATCCTTGCTGTGGAGTCTTTCGACCTGAACAAATGGAAGAATGTATAATGAAGGACATTTAAGCACAGGTATTGAATAATCACTATGGATACCGGATCCATCTGTCAGTCTCAAGTTTAATAACTAACTTGTCATCTAAAGTCCAAGCTAAAACCCTAAGGCACATACATAATTTTTCTAAGATTATGATCAAATGTATATGTTCTGACAGAGTGTCGTATACCTACACTGATGCGAGAAGTGAACCAACTGGGTCCCACGCACAAGCAAAAACCTGAAGGGGTAAATATAAGATAAGTAGAAAGAAATAATAAAAGTACTACTAAAAGACAAAATGTGTCCAAAACAAACCTCAGAAGAATGTCCTTCAAAGACAGTTACATCAGAACTAGGAATCTTACTAGCCAAACATGGTACACGCGTGGATAGTTCCACTTTACTAGCTTCTTGGTCTTTCCACTTTACTAGCTTCTTTTTCTTAGGTTTCCTCTCCTTATCCTTTTCAGGCCTTCCGCCAATTCCTTGTTTTACCTTCTCGTTTCCTCGTTGGTGTTCCAGTTGTTGCTCTTGATCAAATCCCATAGATTTCCCTCCATTCCTCTCCCTCTGTCTCTGAATTTTGGCTTTCTTTTCTTTTACAATTTGCAGCAGTTCAGGCACTTCCTTGGTTATAAGATCCAGAGGTTGTATAAATGAAAAATCATCATCAACACTTGAATCACACTTCTGAAAAGCAAGCAACCATCAGCATCCagaagattaaaaaaaataaacttaaaatcTTTGAAGTAACAATAGAAAGCATATTTTATCAAATACAAAAATCAATTCATGCACATACCTCCATCGCATTCACTTCCAACTCCACATATTGAAGTCCTTTCTGCACAATTTTCACAAGTGAACCTGGTGGAATTAAATTTCCATCAATAGGACTCTTGTTCAACCCTGCCTCATATCCCAATGCAAATGCTGTGTGTGTGAAACCTGAAAGAGGGTAGTACAAATATTTTCataatacaagataattcaaCAAACAAACTTCTAGAAAAGCTCTTCAAACAGAAAAAATAGCGAAATTTTGGGGAAAGGTCAGAAGTTATTCAAGATTTCGACCAAATTCAACTAAATTCCTTCCAATTTTAATCCCAGCAACCTATCAATTCCAAAACTTGCAGTTCATTGTCAAGAACCAAACTAAGAACTACTCCAATATCTTTACCAGTTCTTAAAAATATTTACACCTAACTCATCAAAATTAGTGAAACTTGTGAAGAGCAATTCAGATTCAAGATTTCCACCAAATTTAACTAAATTTCTTCCCATTTTAATCCTAAAACCCTAACAATTCCAAAACTTGCAGTTGATCTTCAAGAATCAAGCAAGAACTACTCcaatatctttaacttaatcattactaaaccattcaaaaccctaaaacacaaCAAAAAAACCCTAACTACGAACAAAACATACCTGATTCAGTGAGATAACGAAAGACGAGAGCATTCAACTCTGCTGAATTAAGAGGATTCATTGTAGCAAAAGCCTGTTCGAGTTGATTTCTTGGGAAGACAAAGAGAGTAGGAAGAAGAAGGATCATGAGCAAAATTGAGATTTTGGAAACACTAAAAAAAGGGTTTTTATAGATTTTGGAGTCTGTCTAACTGATATACCGATATTATCGTTAGAAAGGAATTTTACGAGATTTCTTTAATAAATTGGGGAAATTTATGACGGTAATGTTAAGGTGTATCAGATGTTGATTATTTTGTATATGGCTGTAGGTGAGATGATGGCGCGTCGGGTGGATGCTGTGAGATTGGGGCCACAAGGTGATGCTGTTCAATGGATCGGGATGATGTATTCTCAAGGTTGGTGAGGATGCCTGCTCTCCCGCCAGGATAATTTTTTGAAAAGTATTTTTTTACCCTGCATGAACTTTATTAAACTGCTAAAAAGTTGTTGCTGATACACGAAGATTCATCAATTATAATCAGACTAATAGGATACGAATCTACATCAACATGAAAAAGGAGCAGAATGTGAACAACAGTATTCGAATTGGAGTTACGTCGCTGGCAGATGTTGGAGTTGAAGGTTTAAAGGTTTTCGATAAGAAAAATTGTATTTTTGATGGGGACGATAGTGTCTGTAGGAACTTAGTTGGCGGTGGGGTTCGATGCAATTGATTGAAGGTGCTAGTCAAGCATTTGTTTCCATCTGTTGAGGTGTATCGCCGAAGCGAATCTGTCCATCTGTTGTTTTTCCGGCTTGATCCGTAACTTCTAAAGGAGTCCACAAACACACAACTAAAAGAGAGAATAGAGGAAATacataatatggaaaataaatgtACATAATTGAAATAGACTCTAGAAAGTAAATGCAAACTAATACAAGTAGCACTCCTAAGCTAGTACTGACTAATGGACAGCTATATATATATTACAAGATTACATGAAAATTAAAGTTGTAGCGAGAGAAACAAAGATGGGTACCGGCCCTTTAAAAACGTAATTATTTCGCCTGATGTTGTGACATGATTGATTAAAAAAAACGGGATGTCTTTATTGGTAAATGTGTTCAGTCGATGAGATTTTCAATGATGGTTGCTGAGAGTACTCATTTTTCTTGGTGTTTGTACCGTTTGGTTCTTCGAGAAAAAATCTTGGCAAAACTACAGAAAAATTcttcataactatttcaaattaTCTAATTCTTGAATCTTGCCTTAAGAAAGGAACCATACCAAGATGAAATTCAACTTTAACAATCTTGGCATAACACAAGAACCATAGCATGAGGAAACTCAATCTTAAGATTCAACTGTAAACCAAAGCGCACAACCAGAAACCTAACCTGAACCTTCCAAACTAAAAATCAAAGCATAATTTAGCTAAGGATTATAATTTGTACGGATAAAGAAACCACCAACAACATAAATCTTCCAGAAACATCGAGCCAAAGCAAAAGTTTAGTGGGTTACATAAAAAAGTATTACTTTTCaaatttcaaatccattgaaataTAAGGTAGTGGGTTAACTGTGAAACACCATACCAGAGAACAATTATGGTGCCATAGGGTAAGCTAAGAGAACGAGATAATGATTAAAAACAAGTCAAATTAAGGAAGAAAACACAGGTATAGATaattttttatgaaaattataaacAATTCTTTAATAGAATCAATATCCATTATTAATAAAAAGGTTTTCAAAGGATTTCAACATGACGGTCAATGAGGTGTAGCAGGATCAAAGATAGAAAGAAAGAACATTGAATAATAGACGATCAAATAGGGTTTAAAGGTTCTAAATTGATTTGGGATATAAATCAGAGGTATAAGAACAAGGCATGCTTCCATAGAATTGAATGAAAAGAACgtataaaagagaaaataaagaagCAGCAAAAGCAGTAACTCATCATCAAGATAAGAATATACCCAGAAAAAAATGATTTAATACCTATTATGAGCTCCCGTCATAGCACAACAACAAACAGAAAACTTTAAATCGAAAAAATCCCATCATATTGGATGGGGGTTTCACAAGGTCAAACCTAACAAACATCTAATAAAGCTTATAAGGCTGGTTGAATGGATATTTATCCGGAGAAAGATGTTATAACCATCTAATAAACCTCCCAAAATGCTGGTTTGTAATTGGAAAGTGTTTGTTGTAGAGAGGGTGTTTTTCCATAAGAAGTAGAATcaatctagttttttttttcggttttttttttttttgaattatatgTAGATTTGAGTTACTTAATGAGATAGGAATGGGCGAATTATCACTGAAGTTTCTGGTTATGCATTATAGCTTCACACCCACCTAAATAGGACGGATTTTTGGGGGCTGATAAATTTTTCGGGAGGACTGTTTAAATTATATCCAATTAGAATAGCGGGATAATAAAAGTCTCGGGACCTGAGAaacaaattattttttaaattacTTATTATTCTTACGTGGTACATTTAATTTAATTCAAATTGACTCTTAAACTTTGTTTTATGCATTGTGGTCACATTAACTTAAAATTGTTATTTTCGGTCTCCCTTCTCTTCTTATCTTCATGTTGGAATTTGGGCTTGATATCGCCGCTTAAGCCCATGTCCAAtatgaatgacaattctattatgTTAAAATACTAGAAATAGCTTGTGCCGTAACAATACTGCTTTAGTTCGATTTATGATTGGTGTATCATTTTTGTTTCCCCGACAGATCTATCGTTCAATTTCGAGATAGTTCTCTATTTTGtttcaattcaaaaataatgatcaTGTATAAATAGCATAATTAGCCATATATATCATCGAAAAAATTAACAACCTAATCATTTCAGCAATAATGTTTTATGCCATTAGATTCACCTTGCCACCACCAAATCTAATTAATGCCTGCATGATTTAGTTGTAATGTATTTCACTTTGATATGTTTGATCGGATCCTAAAGAATCTTATTTTCATCTTTGTACCCGTAATAGATATGACACACATATTTTTTATTAGCATTTAATATTTCTTTTAATACCTTGAGTTATGATGTGATTCactaattaaagattaatagattgaATTCATAATGAAAGAGGTTACAAACACGATGATCTGGCTAGGATGAGACTAGGATGGTTGGATataacgtttgtctctcaaaatgttatttgTCCGTCTAAGGCTCAAAAACTTATTGttgttttatattataaataAGAGCATTCCCAACAGAGgatgaaaatattattatttttcttttgcacccCCAATAAGCATATATTCATCTCCAATAATTGGTACCTACAAACTAGGAGGGATGCAAAATTAAATACGAAGGTGTTAAAGAAAGTCTCAACTACACCTTAAGATTCACCTTCATGTCATAATTTTCCTTAACATtctttttaataattattcaaagTAAAATTGAACTATTAAGATTTTATCACATAAGAtgtttgaaaaggagagggtaccaaatacacaaccaaattttttcgTTCGGCAAACCGTATGGACAAGCTTAATACAAATGCAAgtataccaacttaatgatccttgaaaatatatatgtagagtttatatctctatctcatcTTAATCAGAGCTTATAGATTATGgaatctgtgaacctgattgttaagatgAGTACttgatcaatctagtcgtatccaagtAATCCAATCACAATGCTtacaagtaattaaacttgttatctatctttcaagatacgaattctacaagcaACTagtcttgtaatcaatcacattTATATGGatatatctgaaaaagcgggggtctaacaataccacctaatatttcgcttagcaatctgtatggacaaactcgaatatacttttaggagaatcaacaagactcaatcaattaaaagtatatcaacgagtttatatctctctcttgatttgatttactcaagtaggaactacgagttctaatcaaatgcaatgaataacttggatggtaccaaagaccaatatccaaggatcattcaatgacaatcaacaaccaaaggttggattactctaattgatgatctaacgcacaacctgtattatttcaattataaagataaaacaatataatgcggaaattgaaataacatagacaccagaaattttgttaacgaagaaaccgcaaatgcagaaaaaccccgggacctagtccatattgaaactgtattaagcctctacagacactagcctactccaagctaacttcggactggactttagttgaaccccaataaatctcccactgatccaaggtacagttatgctcctacgcctatgatcccagcaggatactgcgcacttgattcccttagctgatctcacccacaactaagagttgttacgacccaaaatcgcaggctttgacaaaaacaaatctgtctcacacagacaagtctatcaaaggttcaatctgtctaccacagataaaccctaaaggttttgttccgtcttttgataataatcaaggtgaacaggaaccaattgataatccggtcttatattcccgaagaacatcctagagttatcaatcacctcacaaaaatattaatcgtatggtagcgaaacaagatgttgcggaatcacaaacaatgagacgaatatgtttgtgattacttcttatatcttgcctatcggagatatcaatctcaagccaatcaatctgattgtactcggacgatagaagacgcaagatcagatcacacaactacgataaaagtaacatcggtctggcttcacaatcccaatgaagtatttaagtcgttaacttggttttagaagaataaaatcaaaggttaaaggagaatagactctagcacgcaaactagttgcacacgtaaggtgtggggattagttttgcacaatactagatgtctcctttatatagtctttcaaatcagggtttgtaatcaatgttatcttagtaacaaagcattcaatattcaccgttagatgaaaacctgatttagattcaagccaatatttctcaaccgttagatcaaaaacttatcttgttacacacacttgacaatgcacgcgtctaggtttgttaaccgtacccaaacgtatgcacttgttggttcaacaacagttaaccaaaaggttatccatatgagcatttcatatcaaccatgttcttcttcaccataactagttcaaatgacttcaaatgaactagttagagagttgttcaattgcaaggaaatcttatgtactacaaaagacacaattaaagcaaagatgatttaattaacttgaatcggttcatgaacttttatagccacggttttcaaactgcattccttagtctttttaagtttaagttcataaatcatcttcagatatataaccttctcaagttcgcagactaggttcgcagacttaagttaccgggcagagtttacaaactccggcagaaattctcgggtatgagaacttcggacttagcttcacgcaagtagtttgtcaactccagcataaattctcgggtttgagaacttaagcagttcgcggacttggatcacgccatttttccggttctctttatcaacaaagttcgcaaactttggttccaggaataggacttatacataaatgtgtttccacaacaatgcttatgtcaaccattggttatgtaatctaaactctcatttaaatcattgaaatattccgagaggatgttatatagttgttacaccatctctcgtcaaagcaattttcaagatgattgaaacatatcatgaatttcgttacatggtaaagataaacttgatcgaagcgaaaagcttaacaacacatatttcgagatatagataggcgaggtatactcggctcgaaatgccaaatgtgtataatccaagtctatgtatatatcatacgacttcttgtctcaaggagtaggagatagagtagatagacttttgagtgatagataagttcaagtcttcacatacctttttgtcgagaagttccaccggttgc includes the following:
- the LOC113289190 gene encoding WD40 repeat-containing protein HOS15-like — encoded protein: MILLLPTLFVFPRNQLEQAFATMNPLNSAELNALVFRYLTESGFTHTAFALGYEAGLNKSPIDGNLIPPGSLVKIVQKGLQYVELEVNAMEKCDSSVDDDFSFIQPLDLITKEVPELLQIVKEKKAKIQRQRERNGGKSMGFDQEQQLEHQRGNEKVKQGIGGRPEKDKERKPKKKKLVKWKDQEASKVELSTRVPCLASKIPSSDVTVFEGHSSEVFACAWDPVGSLLASVSKDSTARIWTILDGPCGSKMQNGRQNEIVLEHCKGDMNQTTRDVTALDWNGEGTLLATASVDAKARIWSRDGELRATLSNHRGPILCIKWNKEGNNLLTGSFDGTAIVWRWRMDTLRRTQKFEFHSDRVMDVDWRDCDTFATSSADTKINVCKVGENHPVKTFLGHKGEVNSVKWDASGSLLASCSDDGTVKIWSINQDEYVHDLKKHTKEVYAVKWCPTGPGTSNPNQSPILASASYDTTIKLWNVEAGTLLRSLNDRGPVYCVSFSPNGEFLASGTLGNVNIWSVKEGRIVKTYQGRGSIFEVSWNKEGTKIAACFQNRVCVMDVRM